The Paenibacillus sp. FSL R7-0345 DNA segment GCTTATAAAAATCTCATTGAAGAACCGAATTTGCTTGCCTAAGAAGGAAAGCCATGCTTTTTAGCCAGCCAGGCTGTAATTAAGGTGGGAAGCAGCAGGATCATTAATACACCCGGAAGGAATCCGGCTCCAAGCAGTTCGAGAAGAACTCCGCCTATAATGCCGCCGCCGCCGATTGCCACATTCCACGCGGTAACCAGCATCGATTGGGCTATATCCGCGCTCCTTCCCCCGGCTTGAGCTATTGCTGTCTGCAGTAAAGTGGCCGCCCCGCCAAACGTAAGCCCCCACACCGCAACACCAAGAATAATCATTGCAGGTTGATTCATTCCGATTCCCAAGGCTGCAGAAGCCAAAGCAAATCCTGTGATGCTGATTAAAACCAGCATTCTCAGAAAACGGTCAATCAGCATGCCTATGACCCAAATGCCGGCAACCGAGGTGATTCCGAAAATAAGAAGAACCAAATCCACTCGCTGCGCAAAGGCGGTTTCCGCAAGATACGGTGCAATATAAGTGTATAAAATATTATGGGCTAGTACCCATGCCAAAACGACGAACAGAATCGGCCGTACACCGGGAATCATGAAAATCTTATGAAACGGCAGCTGATCACCGGCAGGCTCGCCAGCATAATCCGGCACCTTCCAGAGCACCCAGCCAATAAGGCCTGCAGCCAGTAAGGATACAGCTCCGAAAATGAGACGCCATCCGGTATAAGCACCGAAAAAAGTACCGAGCGGAACTCCCAGCGCCAATGCCAGCGGGGTTCCAACCATGGCTACAGCCATCGCTTTTCCTTTCAGCGAATCAGACACCATACGCCGCGCATAGCCAGCTGTCATCCCCCATAGAACCCCTGCCGATACCCCTGCGAAAAAACGCGCAGCAAGCGTCAGTATATATATAGAAGATAACGCGGTGATGGTATTGAATATAAGAAAACCGATGATGCACAGCAGCAGCAGCGGCCGGCGTCTCCACCCGCGGGTAGCCGTTGTCAAAGGAATGGCGGCCAGAAGAGATCCAACCGCATAGAGAGTGACCCATTGTCCGGCAAGAGCTTCTGTGACTCGAAGATCCCGGGCAATTTGCGGCAGTAATCCGGCAGGCAGACTTTCCGTAAGAATGCAGATGAATCCCGCCATGGCCAAGGCCAGCAGCCCGGACCACGGAAGACGTGTGGATGACGATACATTGGCACCGTCTTTACTTATAGCAGCAGTGTTTGAGTTCACGATAAATCTCCTTTTTTTATTTTTCCAGCTAAAAAAGCTTTAGCTTTCATATAAGCATATATAAATAAAAGGCTGGTTTACATGGATGATCAAAAGAGAATGACACAAATGTAGAGGAAAATACTCTTATTATCATAGAAATACGAGGATTTTAAAGGCAAAAAAGCCGCCCCAAGCCATTTGCATGGCTTTGGGACGGCTCTTTCAACTTTGATTACTTCTTCAAATGATAAGGCACCGTAGTGACAATCACATCGCTGCGGAACAGCAGACGGGCACGGATCAGCAGGCTGGACTGGTTGTGCAGGATGTTGTGCCAGCCTTTTTTCGGAATAAACTGCGGAATAATGACTGTGACTCTATGATTCAGATCTGCCGCTTTCCAGTTGATTGTATCAATGAACTTGGTCAAGGGCTGGATGATGCTTCTGTATGGAGTATACAGGGTCACCAGGCGCACGTCCGGCTGCCACTTTTTCCACTTTTCTTCAAATATCGCTTCTTCTTCCCGTTCAAACGGGACATAGACGGCGATAATCTGCTGCGGTGACAGCGATTTGGCATATTCCAGCGAGTTCTCCACGACATGGGTAATTCCGGCTACCGGCACGATAATGACATTGCCTTCGATTTTGACCGTTGCTTCACAGGTTGTAATTCTAAGCTGGTCGGCAACCGCCTCGTAATGTTTATGAATTCTATGGAAGACATAAAGAAGAATCGGCAGGAAGACGAATACAGGCCATACCTGAGTGAATTTGGTCAGGAAGAACATCATCGTAACGATGAAGCTGATCAGCGCACCGACGGTGTTGATAATAAACTTCGGCATCCAGCCCGCAGGCTTTTCGCGCAGCCATTTCACCATCATCCCGGTCTGGGACAGCGTAAAGGGAATGAATACCCCTACCGCATATAAAGGAATCAGCTGCTCTGTTTTACCGTCGAATACATAAATCAGAAGCATGGAGAGTACGCCCAGGATAATAATCCCGTTGGAATAGCCCAGTCTGTCTCCACGCATCGTAAACATCCGCGGAATGAATTTGTCCTTGGCCAGATTCACAGCCAGCAGAGGAAAGGCGGAATAACCTGTATTAGCCGCCAGAATCAGAATGAGTGCAGTTGTACCCTGGATAAAAAAGTACATCGCATTGCGGCCAAAGGTCTGCTCGGCTATCTGCGACACGACAGTGACGTCAGCACGCGGCGCAATGCCGTAGTAATAAGCCAGCACAATAATGCCTGAGAACAGAACAGCCAGCAGAGCTCCCATCGCCGTCAAGGTTTTGGCTGCGTTGGAAGCCTCAGGGCTTTTAAAGTTGGGAATGGCATTGGAAATCGCTTCTACCCCGGTCAACGCCGAGCTCCCCGAGGAAAAAGCGCGCAGCAGCAGGAACAAACTAATCCCTGCTACCGGAGTACCCAGCGAGGTATGCAGCTCCGCCGGAACACTACCCGTTAAGATGTTATAAAGACCGGTACCGATCAGAATGAATAAAGCCAGTACGAACAAGTAGACCGGATAGGCTAGAACGGAAGCAGATTCCGTCACCCCTCTTAAATTCAATAATGTGATGAGAAATACAAAGATAATGGCAATCAGCACTTTATGCTCATGCAGGCTCGGAAAAGCTGATGTAATCGCATCTGTTCCCGCCGATACGCTCACCGCCACCGTCAGAATATAATCCACCAGCAGCGAACCGCCGGCAATCAGGCCGGGGTATTTGCCCAGGTTTTCTTTGGAGACAACATAGGCTCCACCGCCGTGTGAATAAGCAAAAATAATCTGCCGGTAAGACAGGATCAGTGCAGTCAGCAGCACCAATACCCCGATCGCAATCGGAATGGAATACCAGAAGGCCATTGTACCAACCGTAACCAATACAATCAGAATTTGCTCAGGACCGTAGGCAACGGAGGATAAGGCATCTGATGATAAAATAGCCAATGCTTTCTTTTTATTTAACTTCTGCTCCCCCAGCTCTGTGGACTTCAAGGGCCTGCCAATCAAAAACCTTTTTAAAAAGGAAATCACGGGTTTCACGCTCACTTTGTACGTTAGTCTTATTGTCCTGAAAGCATATCACCTGCCGGATTAAGCTGGTGTTAGGATTTCGCCTTCAGTATTAAGATTGCATTAAGATCAGCCCGTTTTTCTCCATTAAAAAAAGCCCCTTGCGGGGCTTACTTTGACGGCTCATAATGCACATGAACCTCTAGGACTTCTGCGGATTTCTTTAGCTCATTCTCCACATTAGTGGCAACGTTATGGGCTTCCTGAAAACCCAGGCCGCTTTTGATCGACAGGACGACATCGACTACAGCATTGCTTCCATAGTTTCTGGCCCGCAGCTCCTTAACCTCCTCCACACCTTCAACCTGTTCCACAGTCTCCCTGAACGTATGGATAATCGTTTCATCGAACCCGTCCGATAAGTGGTGGGAGGCATCCCGGAAGATATCCCACGCTGTTTTGCAGATAATGAACCCGACCAGAACCGCTGTTACCGGATCAAGCCACGGAAGGTTAAACTGGGAGCCGATGATTCCGATTACCGCACCGATACTCACAAGGGCATCTGAAAAATTATCCTTGGCGGCGGCCATAACAGCCTGGCTTCTGATTGCAAGCGCAAGCCGCTTATTATACCGGTAGACAAAATACATCACGACCGCACAGAACAGCCCTGTCCACACCGAGATCAGATCCGGCGCTTCTCCTCTGCCCTTAAAGACAGAAGCAACCGCCGTGATCAGAACCTGTAGTCCGACTGCCATCATTATAAAGGAAGCTATTAATGAAGCTATTGTTTCCGACTTCCAGTGGCCGTACGGATGGTCCGCATCTGCCGGCCGCTGTGCCAGCTTCAGTCCGATCAGCACCGCGATGGAAGCTACAATATCCGTTGCATTGTTCAGGCCGTCTGCCTTAAGGGCTTCCGAACCCGATACATTGCCAATTATCAGTTTAAGAGCCGATAGACAGATATAAGCGATAATGCTTATAACAGCCCCGCGTTCGCCCATTTTTAAATTTTCATAACGCTGCTGCTGCTCCATTTTCCGTTTCTCCCCTCAGCCCGCACCCGCATTGTTTTATACTAGCAGACGCAATTTGAGTGGGTCTAGAGAAACGTTTTTCGACGCGGGACGAATAATGTCACTTGGTAAAGAAGCTTGCCCCCGCGCAAAAGGGTTGCAGCGGAGCATGATTGGGTTTCAGAAAACAGTACATTTAGAAACGGACTTTAACTAAACTTCAAGCGCAATGTAAATACAACACAGCCAGCCGTAAGGGCCGCCGCTATGAAGTAAGCTCCCATCAGATCGAGCTGAGCCACAATAAATCCGGAGGAGGCGCTGCCCAGCAGCATACCTCCCATCATCAGCGGAATGATAATCCCGTTGGTTCTGCCGATATATTCTTCCCTGATCTCCTGAATCATCATGGCGCTGAAGGATACCTGGAAGCAGGCTGTGGCTATGCCGGATAACACTCTCGCACTTCCTGTCAGTACAGGCCAGACCGACAGCACCTCAATAACGGTTATTGCCGCCCATATGATCATGATTACTGTGATAACCCCGCGTCTGTAGCGGGTTATTTGTGCTGTAAGCATGGCGGCCAAGAGACCGCCCGCAAGCATTCCCACGCCCTCGGCGGCTGCGAACCACTGCACGCTTTCTTTGGGCAGGCCCAGACGGTTCATCGTAACAAAGACATCCAGCGGTTGGGTTACTCCCATCGCCAGACCCGAGATGAGAAACATAACCGCAATCAGCTTCAGGTTGGCATGCCCAAGCACATAGCGGAAGCCTTCCTTGATATCTTTAAGCGGTGAACTCTTCTCCGTCCGCTGCTCTCTGCCCGATGTCGGCAGGAACAGCTGAATTCCGGCTGCCAGAGTAAAGATCAGGAACAAAGCAATAATTGACGATTGTATGCCGAGCTGAGTATAGACTAACGTTCCGAGCATCGGGCCGAAAATCGTGAATAAGGCCATCAGACTCTGGTTGATCCCGACGGCCGTTCCTACCTCCTCTGCAGGGATATGTTTTTTGAAAAGCACTGCAGAAGACGGCTGGGAAAACTGGCTGACAATCGCCGAGATCACAGTAGCTGCGAACACCGCCTGCCATACCCCTCCGGCAACCAGCCCAAGGATCAGCAGCATCGATAATGCGCTCAAGATGTCACCGAGAATGACTGTTTTTTTCGGATTCCAGCGGTCGGCAAAGGTCCCTCCGATTAAAGAAAATACAAAGATAGGCAGATACTCCAGTGCAGTAAGCATGGATACAGCTGTCGGATTGTTCCCGGTCTGATCCATAATGTAAAACAGCAAAGCCATATTCCGGATCCAGATTCCTGCCTGCTGCAGCAGATCCGCCGTGGCGACAATTAGAAATACTCTGTTTCTGATAAGGTTATTCATAAGGCACCCCTGGCTGATTTTTGACATTTGCTTTTGTCAGTACAACGACTTTAAACTATAGGGTAACCCGATAGTCAAGACCATCAGACCAGAGAAAGGGGAACCGGCATGTCCGCCATGACGCCAAAATATTTTACAACCAGCGAAATCGCCAAGACCTGCGGAGTGACGAAGCACACGCTTTTTCACTATGACGAAATCGGGCTGTTGAAGCCGGAATTTGTGAACCCGAAAGGCTACCGCTACTATACACTCCAGCAGTGCTATACACTTGAGATCATCAGTGTGCTGAAGAAAGCCGGCAGTTCTCTGAAGGAGATCAAGGATTTTCTCGATAACCAGAATACAGACCGGTTCGTCAGCCTGATTCAGCAAAAGCAGCGTGAGCTTGAACTGGAGCTGAACCGGATGCAGCGGATTCAAAGCTTTTTGGACGGTGCCCTGCAAATGACCGAAAACGCACAAAAAGCACCACTGGATACTCCGGCTATTGAGGAGCAGCAGGCTGCTTATTTTATAACAACACCCATTAACCCAAACATCAGTGATCACGAGTATGCCCGTAAGTTCAGCGAACACCGCATCTATTGTGAAGAGCATCTGATTATGCATGAGCTGCCGTTCTGGTCCATCGTTGATCAGGAGCAGCTCCAATCGGAGGAATATTATCCAGGCCACATTGCCAGCAAGCTTCCTGGACCAGCCCAGAGAGACAACATCATCGTGAAGCCGCAGGGGCTGTACGCGGTCATGGACCATCAAGGAGGCTATGAGACACTGGAGACCACTTATGCTGCGTTAAAAGAGTTCATCCAAGTTAGCGGCCTGGTTATAAGCGGCGCTGCGTACGAGATGGATCTGTACAACTATTTCACCGAAGAAAATCCGGATCAGTTTGTGATCCGGATTTCGGTTAACGTATGTTACAGCCCGTAATGACGGATCAGATAAGCCGGTGTGCAGCTCCAGGCATGACAGTAGCTGTTGATTAGATAGCTTCCGTAAGGAGAAAAGTTTTTGTCGGCAGGATCGTAGAGCTCCCAGAAGGTATCTGCCCCGTCGGCCAGCATCCCGCCCCAATAGGATTTTAAATGAGCCGCCGCTTCCTCCCTGCATCCGGTTACCAGCAGCGCCTCCACCAGATGATGGTGCATATACGGCGTGGTTAAGCCGATGTCCGGCCGGGAGCTGAGCAGGTGCAGCATAAGCTGCTTGTTCTGCTCTTCCGGCAGCACTCCGGCTAATGCACACCAGATCTGGCTTGCCCAGGAAATCTGCCGGCCCGCACCGCTGACAAAAAAGCCTGCGTCCGCATCCCATAAAGAGTCCACAGCTGCTTGAGTGGTCTTGGTAAGCTCTGTGGAAAAAGCAGAGCTGCTGTCACAGCCAACCTGTTCAGCCAGCTGAATGGCTTTTTTGAGCGTATAGATTAAGATCGCATGCGATGAGGCCTGCTTGTTCAGCTGCGGATGCCAGTCAATGAATGACCACCATGTCTCCTGGTCCTGCACCAGCCCCTGGTCATCCAGCTGCTCAAGCGCCAGTTCAACCTGTTTGCGGGCTGTCGGCCAAAGCTCCTTAAGTGTGTCTTCATCCCCGGAAGCCATATAATAATCGAACAGTGTGGTTGTGAAAAACAGGGAATAATCGAATAAATACGTATCGTCAGCGATGATCGCAGGCTCGATGAACAAATTCGCAGACACCCTGCCCTGCTCGTCCGGCACTCCGGCGAACAAATACAGGCAGCGCTTGACCAGCTCCATGTTGCGGAACGTTTCATAATTGGCCAGCGCCTCCAGGCGCAGATCACCCAGCCATAAACGACGGTCGCGCTTCGGGCCGTCTTCGAACACATCCTGCATGCAATCCTCTAAGGTCCGGATGCTGACGCGGTCGATTTCTTTTAATGTTTCATCCGAATGCCCCAATGGCTGTACCGCAGAAGCATCTGCAGAGGTCACTGTAGTACAGATAATGTCCTCAAAAGCCACCCGGTATTTAGCGGATGTAGCCAGCACCTCAATCTTCAGGTAACGGAAGCTGTAACGCCGCGGAAGCTCGATCCGCCGGGGCAGCACATCCACAAACAACGTTTCCTCCTGCAGCCAGGAGCTGCTGATCCATCCCTCATATTCTGCAAACGGCTCGGCCATTTCTACCGGCATTTCCCCGAGGGTCAGCTTGAGCTTCAACGGAGCATCCGGCGGGCTGCCTACCGGCCGTACGCAGAACGATACATACCCGACCCGGTGATCGCCGAAATCAAGGATGAAGGAATCACCTGTGCCAAAATCCTGCTCCGGCAGGGATTCAGTCCCTGTAATTGCGCGGGCCGCCCAGCCGTGAATCGCCTCTTCATCCCTGACCACTTCAGCCAGCCGCTCCGGCAGTACCTGCTGCTTGAACAGCTCCGGTTTGAGCCGCTCAGCCTCATTAATGAATGCTTCAACAGGTACAATTACTGCCTGTACTGCCTGCATTTTCGCTTCTCCCATTGTTTAGACACTCCTTTTTTGATGAACTTGATAGTTTATATTAAAGCGCTTCCGGTAAGGCAGGACAATTGCTGAAGCACATGACTTTTTATTCTTTTTACAGGTATACTGTGGATATGAATAGGATTGATGGGAGAGGGAATGAAGGATGGATCATCGGGAACTGGACGGTTATTTGCGCAGCTTGAATGAGGTGGAGCAGGAGCAGCAGCGGACCGGAAACAACATTAATGATATATGGCCTTTGGAGCGGGAGGGCACGGACTTGGAGTACTTCCGGATGCCGGCGGATGCTTTTTTCCAGGAGGGTCCTGTGCATATCCGCAAGCATAACCGGTTCGCCCCCATGCCGCTGCATCTGCACAATTTTATAGAGATGAACTATATTTACTCCGGCCGCTGCATTCAGTGGATTAACGGGCAACGGATTGAGCTGGAAGAAGGTCAAGCCTGCCTGCTGGATACCGATGTGCTGCACAGTATTGAGCCGATGGGTGAAAATGATATTCTCGTCAACATCCTGATAAAGCCCGAAGTATTCCGGAACGCGCTGAGCCGGTTTAGCGAGAACGGGATTTTGTCTCATTTTATGGTCAATGCCTTATCGGAAAGCACCAACCATAACCGCTACATCCTATTCGAATCACAGGCACACGCTACCTTCCAGCTGTTCATCAAAAATATGATGTGTGAGGCGTTCGAGCCGCAGCTCTACTCCCGGGAGATGATTATCCAATACCTGATGATCAGCCTGACCGAGCTCATGCGAGTCTTCACTTACCACACCAATCAGGACCACCTGCACCCGGAAGCCAAAGTCAGCCTGATTCAGGTGCTCAACTATATTGAGCTGCATTATAAAGACTGCTCACTGGCCGGGCTTGCCGCTGAATTCAGCTACAACGCCAACTATCTGGGTAACCTGCTGAAGCAGAAGACCGGCAAAACCTTTATGGAGCTGGTCAAAAGCCAGCGGATGCTGCACGCCGCCTCCCTGCTCGCTAACACAGAGCACAGCATCGAGACGATTGCCCGC contains these protein-coding regions:
- a CDS encoding helix-turn-helix domain-containing protein — protein: MDHRELDGYLRSLNEVEQEQQRTGNNINDIWPLEREGTDLEYFRMPADAFFQEGPVHIRKHNRFAPMPLHLHNFIEMNYIYSGRCIQWINGQRIELEEGQACLLDTDVLHSIEPMGENDILVNILIKPEVFRNALSRFSENGILSHFMVNALSESTNHNRYILFESQAHATFQLFIKNMMCEAFEPQLYSREMIIQYLMISLTELMRVFTYHTNQDHLHPEAKVSLIQVLNYIELHYKDCSLAGLAAEFSYNANYLGNLLKQKTGKTFMELVKSQRMLHAASLLANTEHSIETIAREVGYQSPGFFYRTFAETYQCTPSRYRRERAGD
- a CDS encoding MerR family transcriptional regulator, translating into MSAMTPKYFTTSEIAKTCGVTKHTLFHYDEIGLLKPEFVNPKGYRYYTLQQCYTLEIISVLKKAGSSLKEIKDFLDNQNTDRFVSLIQQKQRELELELNRMQRIQSFLDGALQMTENAQKAPLDTPAIEEQQAAYFITTPINPNISDHEYARKFSEHRIYCEEHLIMHELPFWSIVDQEQLQSEEYYPGHIASKLPGPAQRDNIIVKPQGLYAVMDHQGGYETLETTYAALKEFIQVSGLVISGAAYEMDLYNYFTEENPDQFVIRISVNVCYSP
- a CDS encoding sugar hydrolase; the protein is MGEAKMQAVQAVIVPVEAFINEAERLKPELFKQQVLPERLAEVVRDEEAIHGWAARAITGTESLPEQDFGTGDSFILDFGDHRVGYVSFCVRPVGSPPDAPLKLKLTLGEMPVEMAEPFAEYEGWISSSWLQEETLFVDVLPRRIELPRRYSFRYLKIEVLATSAKYRVAFEDIICTTVTSADASAVQPLGHSDETLKEIDRVSIRTLEDCMQDVFEDGPKRDRRLWLGDLRLEALANYETFRNMELVKRCLYLFAGVPDEQGRVSANLFIEPAIIADDTYLFDYSLFFTTTLFDYYMASGDEDTLKELWPTARKQVELALEQLDDQGLVQDQETWWSFIDWHPQLNKQASSHAILIYTLKKAIQLAEQVGCDSSSAFSTELTKTTQAAVDSLWDADAGFFVSGAGRQISWASQIWCALAGVLPEEQNKQLMLHLLSSRPDIGLTTPYMHHHLVEALLVTGCREEAAAHLKSYWGGMLADGADTFWELYDPADKNFSPYGSYLINSYCHAWSCTPAYLIRHYGL
- a CDS encoding APC family permease, with product MISFLKRFLIGRPLKSTELGEQKLNKKKALAILSSDALSSVAYGPEQILIVLVTVGTMAFWYSIPIAIGVLVLLTALILSYRQIIFAYSHGGGAYVVSKENLGKYPGLIAGGSLLVDYILTVAVSVSAGTDAITSAFPSLHEHKVLIAIIFVFLITLLNLRGVTESASVLAYPVYLFVLALFILIGTGLYNILTGSVPAELHTSLGTPVAGISLFLLLRAFSSGSSALTGVEAISNAIPNFKSPEASNAAKTLTAMGALLAVLFSGIIVLAYYYGIAPRADVTVVSQIAEQTFGRNAMYFFIQGTTALILILAANTGYSAFPLLAVNLAKDKFIPRMFTMRGDRLGYSNGIIILGVLSMLLIYVFDGKTEQLIPLYAVGVFIPFTLSQTGMMVKWLREKPAGWMPKFIINTVGALISFIVTMMFFLTKFTQVWPVFVFLPILLYVFHRIHKHYEAVADQLRITTCEATVKIEGNVIIVPVAGITHVVENSLEYAKSLSPQQIIAVYVPFEREEEAIFEEKWKKWQPDVRLVTLYTPYRSIIQPLTKFIDTINWKAADLNHRVTVIIPQFIPKKGWHNILHNQSSLLIRARLLFRSDVIVTTVPYHLKK
- a CDS encoding MFS transporter; the encoded protein is MSKISQGCLMNNLIRNRVFLIVATADLLQQAGIWIRNMALLFYIMDQTGNNPTAVSMLTALEYLPIFVFSLIGGTFADRWNPKKTVILGDILSALSMLLILGLVAGGVWQAVFAATVISAIVSQFSQPSSAVLFKKHIPAEEVGTAVGINQSLMALFTIFGPMLGTLVYTQLGIQSSIIALFLIFTLAAGIQLFLPTSGREQRTEKSSPLKDIKEGFRYVLGHANLKLIAVMFLISGLAMGVTQPLDVFVTMNRLGLPKESVQWFAAAEGVGMLAGGLLAAMLTAQITRYRRGVITVIMIIWAAITVIEVLSVWPVLTGSARVLSGIATACFQVSFSAMMIQEIREEYIGRTNGIIIPLMMGGMLLGSASSGFIVAQLDLMGAYFIAAALTAGCVVFTLRLKFS
- a CDS encoding MFS transporter, with amino-acid sequence MNSNTAAISKDGANVSSSTRLPWSGLLALAMAGFICILTESLPAGLLPQIARDLRVTEALAGQWVTLYAVGSLLAAIPLTTATRGWRRRPLLLLCIIGFLIFNTITALSSIYILTLAARFFAGVSAGVLWGMTAGYARRMVSDSLKGKAMAVAMVGTPLALALGVPLGTFFGAYTGWRLIFGAVSLLAAGLIGWVLWKVPDYAGEPAGDQLPFHKIFMIPGVRPILFVVLAWVLAHNILYTYIAPYLAETAFAQRVDLVLLIFGITSVAGIWVIGMLIDRFLRMLVLISITGFALASAALGIGMNQPAMIILGVAVWGLTFGGAATLLQTAIAQAGGRSADIAQSMLVTAWNVAIGGGGIIGGVLLELLGAGFLPGVLMILLLPTLITAWLAKKHGFPS
- a CDS encoding cation diffusion facilitator family transporter: MEQQQRYENLKMGERGAVISIIAYICLSALKLIIGNVSGSEALKADGLNNATDIVASIAVLIGLKLAQRPADADHPYGHWKSETIASLIASFIMMAVGLQVLITAVASVFKGRGEAPDLISVWTGLFCAVVMYFVYRYNKRLALAIRSQAVMAAAKDNFSDALVSIGAVIGIIGSQFNLPWLDPVTAVLVGFIICKTAWDIFRDASHHLSDGFDETIIHTFRETVEQVEGVEEVKELRARNYGSNAVVDVVLSIKSGLGFQEAHNVATNVENELKKSAEVLEVHVHYEPSK